One Fontisphaera persica DNA window includes the following coding sequences:
- a CDS encoding lamin tail domain-containing protein → MALSALLAFSLPVFGGIFLQEFMAENDGGLRDEDGDSPDWIELYNDSDAPLSLAGWRLTDDPANPAKWSFPATNLPSLSYLIVFASGKNRAVPGGELHTNFRLQNAGGYLALLDAQGTPVSVYSNYPPQRANVTYGRKTVTQITSWIATNTAYRWKIMTNPVELTGWNAPGFDASSWPAAAGSMGFSSTDNILLRLDFDERGTTPVTQPGFESFVINSNTSATAAQSAPTVRWFGNLQVTLSNTPPDNYDDRLRSQPVNSGTFTLSALLRDFVFSGSRTNQGGLDLTISGLPANQACEVTLWSYDNSSPGSRRSTWSANGVTVVNLYAFDGTVLPVSDNDYRMQFSAMINAQGQLKISGRRDPSSVGSGGAADYGVFLNALEIKQPGLAAYVQNDIRTLMRGRSTSLAFRHLFTTSTNVLPQFLRLRVRYKDGFAAWLNGLPLVARNAPAEPAWDARALSERPLAEAAREEEIVIPASLAALQPGTNVLAIQAMSYSTNTSHFLFSATLEGFSEQGVGHFYFPQPTPAAPNATGYQGFVSDTKFSVDRGFYDTPFTVAITSATPGALIYYTTDGSRPSPTNGSLYQGPLLITNTTLLRAAAWAEHLIPTEPDTHSYIFLESVLRQPNTLPGYPTTWQASYPADYEMDPNVVNHPRYSNSIRQDLLAIPTVSMVTEHDSLWGAARGIYLNSTSVHDPATGQDWERAASVELILPDGRKGFQANCGIRIQGNASRDNNRLAKHSVRLLFKSEYGPSKLRYDWFGGGVQQFDNLILRAGFTDTWATRYSDQTAIPGGKGTRYRPEDSLLLRDGWVKDSMRDMGHLAARHRFVHLYLNGLYWGVYNPSERMDASYCAEHLGGSEQDWDVLCGDAIYDFATLKDGFKDDWNELMALVNAGITNEAAFQAITQRVDVANLIDYMILHIVAEAEDWPHHNWYAVHRRANPRTGLPATPWIFLPWDQEIVLDQLVRRNRVEVNNPDTPARIYGALRAWPEFRRMFGDRVHKHLFNHGALTPEKNIARLMARVAEIDRAIVGESARWGDAREFTIGANPGHGQTFTRDEWWWPEIEKLRTNYFPTLTEINVARFRAAGLYPALAAPQFSRFGGEVAPDYSLTLSHTNLSGTIFYTLNGEDPRVYGSGMVAASALTYQGPITITDPVRVMARVFAGGQWSALAEAMFYPTQNLQALTLTEVMYNPPAAFGMAGELFEFVELWNRSSQPLNLSGFQFIQGIQFTFTNGTRLAPHAYAVLVADAAAFALKYPGVPVLGVYTGRLDNGGERITLADPRGAPVLSLNYDDVPPWPLEPDNGGYSLVQRYPLHFQAPEDPLKWRASAAPGGSPGAPDGDDMDSDGLPDAWEIQHGLISQNPTDAMEDPDGDGHSNLEEYLAGTDPRDPRSHVRLRLEHHQGQLTLSGLQTAGRNVHILYRSNLWSGAWETWTNLSAPANAQEWRLNLPGATEGQRFYRLQVTWP, encoded by the coding sequence ATGGCACTTTCCGCTCTGCTGGCCTTTTCCCTGCCCGTTTTCGGCGGCATTTTTCTTCAGGAGTTCATGGCCGAAAATGACGGCGGGTTGCGGGATGAAGACGGCGACAGCCCGGACTGGATTGAGCTTTACAATGACAGCGACGCTCCCCTCTCACTGGCAGGCTGGCGGCTCACTGATGACCCAGCCAATCCCGCCAAGTGGTCTTTTCCTGCCACCAACTTGCCGTCTTTGAGTTATCTAATCGTGTTTGCCTCCGGCAAAAACCGGGCTGTGCCGGGCGGCGAACTGCACACGAATTTTCGCCTGCAAAACGCGGGCGGATATCTGGCGTTGCTGGACGCCCAGGGCACGCCGGTTTCAGTGTACTCCAATTATCCCCCGCAACGCGCCAACGTGACTTATGGGCGCAAAACCGTGACGCAAATCACAAGCTGGATCGCCACCAACACCGCCTATCGCTGGAAAATCATGACCAACCCCGTCGAATTGACCGGCTGGAACGCGCCCGGCTTTGATGCCTCCTCATGGCCTGCCGCCGCCGGCAGCATGGGATTTTCCTCCACCGACAACATCTTGCTGCGTTTGGATTTCGACGAACGCGGCACGACACCGGTGACACAACCCGGGTTCGAGTCCTTTGTCATCAATTCCAACACCAGCGCCACCGCCGCCCAAAGCGCCCCCACCGTGCGCTGGTTCGGCAATTTGCAGGTCACCTTGTCCAATACCCCGCCAGATAATTACGATGACCGGCTCCGCAGTCAGCCCGTCAACAGCGGCACCTTCACCCTCTCAGCGCTGTTGCGCGATTTCGTATTCAGCGGCTCCCGCACCAATCAAGGGGGACTGGACCTCACCATCAGCGGCCTGCCCGCCAATCAAGCCTGCGAAGTGACCCTGTGGTCCTATGACAACTCCAGCCCGGGCAGCCGCCGCTCCACCTGGTCTGCCAACGGCGTTACAGTCGTCAATCTCTACGCCTTTGATGGCACCGTGCTGCCGGTCTCCGACAACGATTACCGCATGCAATTCAGCGCGATGATTAACGCGCAAGGGCAATTGAAAATCTCCGGGCGCCGCGACCCCAGCAGTGTAGGCAGCGGCGGCGCGGCGGATTATGGCGTATTCCTGAATGCGCTGGAAATTAAACAGCCCGGTCTGGCGGCGTATGTGCAGAATGATATCCGCACACTCATGCGTGGCCGGAGCACCAGCCTGGCCTTCCGCCATCTCTTCACCACCAGCACCAACGTCCTGCCCCAGTTCCTGCGGCTGCGCGTGCGTTACAAAGATGGTTTCGCCGCCTGGCTCAACGGCCTGCCGCTCGTTGCCCGGAATGCCCCGGCCGAGCCGGCCTGGGACGCGCGCGCCCTCTCCGAGCGTCCCCTGGCAGAAGCCGCCCGCGAAGAGGAAATCGTCATTCCCGCCTCCCTGGCAGCGCTTCAGCCCGGCACCAATGTGCTGGCGATTCAGGCCATGAGTTATTCCACCAATACTTCCCACTTCCTCTTCAGTGCCACGCTCGAAGGCTTTTCAGAACAGGGCGTAGGACATTTTTACTTTCCGCAGCCCACGCCCGCAGCGCCCAACGCCACCGGATACCAGGGATTTGTCAGCGACACGAAGTTTAGTGTGGACCGCGGTTTTTACGACACGCCTTTTACGGTGGCGATTACGAGCGCCACCCCGGGTGCTCTCATCTATTACACCACCGACGGCAGCCGCCCCTCGCCCACCAACGGCTCGTTGTACCAAGGGCCGCTCCTCATCACCAATACCACGTTGCTCCGCGCTGCCGCCTGGGCAGAGCATCTCATCCCCACTGAGCCGGATACGCATTCTTACATTTTCCTGGAGAGCGTGCTGCGCCAGCCGAACACCTTGCCCGGCTATCCCACCACCTGGCAGGCATCGTACCCGGCAGATTATGAGATGGACCCCAACGTGGTGAATCACCCCCGCTACAGCAATAGCATCCGGCAGGATTTACTGGCGATTCCCACTGTCTCCATGGTCACCGAGCACGACAGCCTGTGGGGGGCGGCGCGCGGCATCTACCTCAATTCCACCAGTGTCCACGACCCTGCCACCGGCCAGGATTGGGAACGCGCTGCCTCCGTGGAGTTGATTCTGCCGGATGGCCGCAAAGGATTTCAGGCCAACTGCGGCATCCGCATCCAGGGCAACGCCAGCCGCGACAACAATCGTCTCGCTAAACACTCCGTGCGCCTCCTGTTCAAATCCGAGTATGGCCCCTCCAAATTGCGCTATGACTGGTTTGGCGGCGGCGTGCAGCAATTTGACAACCTCATTCTGCGTGCCGGCTTCACGGATACCTGGGCCACGCGCTACTCCGACCAAACAGCCATCCCCGGCGGCAAAGGCACGCGCTACCGCCCCGAAGACTCCCTGTTATTACGGGATGGCTGGGTGAAAGATTCCATGCGCGACATGGGCCATCTGGCCGCTCGTCACCGCTTTGTCCATCTCTATCTCAACGGCCTGTATTGGGGGGTCTATAATCCCTCGGAGCGCATGGACGCCTCGTACTGCGCCGAGCATCTGGGGGGCAGCGAGCAGGATTGGGATGTGCTCTGCGGCGATGCCATTTATGACTTCGCCACCTTGAAAGATGGGTTCAAGGACGACTGGAATGAACTCATGGCGCTGGTGAATGCCGGCATCACCAATGAGGCCGCCTTTCAGGCCATCACCCAGCGGGTGGATGTGGCTAATCTAATAGACTACATGATTCTCCACATCGTGGCCGAGGCGGAGGACTGGCCGCATCATAACTGGTACGCCGTCCATCGCCGCGCCAATCCACGCACCGGCCTGCCCGCCACCCCCTGGATTTTTCTCCCCTGGGACCAGGAAATCGTCCTCGACCAACTCGTCCGCCGCAACCGCGTGGAAGTCAATAATCCCGACACCCCCGCGCGGATTTACGGCGCTTTACGCGCCTGGCCGGAATTCCGGCGCATGTTTGGCGACCGCGTGCACAAGCATTTGTTCAACCACGGCGCCCTGACCCCGGAAAAAAACATCGCCCGCCTCATGGCGCGCGTCGCAGAAATTGACCGCGCCATCGTGGGCGAAAGCGCGCGCTGGGGCGACGCCCGCGAGTTCACCATCGGCGCCAACCCCGGCCACGGCCAGACCTTCACCCGCGATGAATGGTGGTGGCCGGAAATCGAAAAATTGCGCACCAATTACTTCCCCACCCTCACCGAAATCAACGTGGCCCGCTTTCGCGCCGCCGGCCTTTACCCCGCCTTGGCCGCGCCGCAATTCAGCCGCTTCGGCGGCGAGGTGGCCCCGGATTACTCACTCACCCTCAGCCACACCAACCTTTCCGGAACCATCTTTTACACACTGAATGGTGAAGACCCGCGAGTTTATGGGAGCGGCATGGTGGCCGCCAGCGCCCTCACGTATCAAGGCCCCATCACCATCACCGACCCCGTGCGCGTCATGGCCCGGGTCTTTGCCGGCGGCCAATGGAGCGCGCTGGCCGAAGCCATGTTCTATCCCACCCAAAATTTGCAGGCGCTCACCCTGACCGAAGTAATGTACAATCCTCCAGCGGCCTTTGGCATGGCTGGCGAACTCTTTGAGTTTGTGGAGTTATGGAATCGCTCCAGCCAACCCCTGAACCTTTCTGGCTTCCAATTCATTCAAGGCATTCAGTTCACCTTCACCAATGGCACCCGCCTTGCACCCCACGCATACGCCGTGCTGGTGGCCGATGCCGCCGCCTTCGCACTGAAATATCCCGGCGTGCCCGTGTTGGGCGTGTACACCGGCCGGCTCGACAATGGCGGGGAGCGCATCACTCTGGCGGACCCGCGCGGCGCGCCCGTGCTGTCCTTGAATTACGATGACGTGCCCCCCTGGCCCCTCGAGCCCGATAACGGAGGATACTCCCTCGTGCAACGGTACCCCTTGCACTTCCAGGCTCCCGAAGACCCGCTGAAATGGCGGGCCAGCGCCGCCCCGGGCGGCTCGCCGGGCGCCCCCGATGGCGACGACATGGACAGCGATGGACTGCCCGATGCCTGGGAAATTCAACACGGCCTGATAAGCCAAAATCCTACCGATGCCATGGAAGACCCGGATGGGGACGGCCACAGTAATTTGGAGGAATACCTTGCCGGCACGGACCCCCGCGACCCCCGCAGCCACGTGCGCCTCCGTCTCGAGCACCACCAAGGCCAGCTCACCTTGAGCGGCCTCCAGACCGCGGGCCGCAATGTGCACATCCTCTATCGTTCCAACCTCTGGAGCGGGGCATGGGAAACGTGGACCAACCTGTCCGCCCCCGCCAACGCTCAGGAGTGGAGGTTGAACTTGCCCGGCGCTACAGAAGGCCAGAGGTTTTATCGCCTGCAAGTCACCTGGCCCTGA
- a CDS encoding ThuA domain-containing protein, with translation MKKLCDVQRGEGCSRRVFLGMVGAAASAGWWSALGAEGGLPAEEMERIAAALPPRAWAKPRKPRRLLIFERNVNYGGHRSIGTATAAFRMMGERTGAFSVVAGSDPELFRAEHLQGFDGVFFNNNVGNLFTDAGLRESLVDFVFSGGGLMGVHGATVAFTQWPGAIEDWPEFGLMIGARGANHRENTERVVMKIEEPGHPLVRAFGGTHFEYRDEYFRVNEPYSRQRLRVLLSMDLERMGPSQGPAYGQVERADRDYAVAWAREYGRGRCFYCTIAHNPYVFWEPVLLSFYLGAAQFILGDWPAPVTPSGRLTPAVRAQEKLGWRLGFCGARERTVFAGIEAAERWGVLSTTAGMMQAVEAGGAQVFDSTLSSEQRRRVRFKLDGAGVRLWACEAPELPGKEEGCREVFAFARRMGCELVVVPASRVADWAMARRWARETEVRLAARPDGARPLEQARAVCQSNGEEVGVWWDCTYGEARGILPSRALRVLGERIAAVEVGRGSQAEEGLSALKGERGQPVLVAASLNEATAETLRACERVMVKLAS, from the coding sequence ATGAAAAAGTTATGTGATGTTCAACGTGGGGAGGGGTGTTCCCGTCGGGTCTTTTTGGGGATGGTCGGGGCGGCGGCCTCAGCGGGGTGGTGGAGCGCTTTGGGGGCGGAGGGTGGGTTGCCGGCAGAGGAAATGGAGCGGATTGCTGCGGCGCTTCCGCCGCGGGCGTGGGCGAAGCCGCGCAAGCCGCGGCGGTTGTTGATATTCGAGCGGAATGTGAATTATGGGGGGCATCGTTCGATTGGGACGGCGACGGCGGCGTTTCGGATGATGGGGGAGAGGACGGGGGCGTTTTCGGTGGTGGCGGGGAGTGACCCGGAGCTGTTTCGGGCGGAGCATTTGCAAGGGTTTGATGGGGTGTTTTTCAACAATAACGTGGGGAATTTGTTTACGGATGCGGGTTTGCGCGAGAGCTTGGTGGATTTTGTGTTTAGTGGGGGTGGATTGATGGGAGTACACGGGGCGACGGTGGCGTTCACACAATGGCCCGGGGCGATTGAGGACTGGCCGGAGTTTGGTTTGATGATTGGGGCGCGGGGGGCGAATCACCGGGAGAACACGGAGCGGGTGGTGATGAAGATAGAGGAGCCGGGGCATCCGCTGGTGCGGGCGTTTGGGGGGACGCATTTTGAGTATCGGGACGAGTATTTCCGGGTGAATGAGCCCTATTCGCGCCAGCGGTTGCGGGTGTTGTTGAGCATGGATTTGGAGCGGATGGGGCCGTCGCAAGGGCCGGCGTATGGACAGGTGGAGCGCGCGGATAGGGATTATGCGGTGGCGTGGGCGCGGGAGTATGGGCGGGGGCGGTGTTTTTATTGCACGATAGCACACAATCCCTACGTGTTTTGGGAGCCGGTGCTGCTTTCGTTTTATCTGGGGGCGGCGCAGTTTATTCTGGGGGACTGGCCGGCGCCGGTGACGCCCAGCGGCCGGTTGACGCCGGCGGTGCGGGCGCAGGAGAAGTTGGGCTGGCGGCTGGGTTTTTGCGGGGCACGGGAGCGGACGGTGTTTGCGGGGATTGAAGCGGCGGAGCGGTGGGGGGTGTTGAGCACGACGGCGGGGATGATGCAGGCGGTGGAGGCGGGAGGGGCGCAGGTTTTTGATTCGACGTTGAGCAGCGAGCAAAGGCGGAGGGTGCGGTTCAAGCTGGATGGGGCGGGGGTGCGCTTGTGGGCGTGTGAAGCGCCGGAGTTGCCGGGGAAGGAGGAAGGCTGCCGGGAGGTGTTTGCGTTTGCGCGGCGGATGGGGTGCGAGCTGGTGGTGGTGCCGGCGTCGAGAGTGGCGGATTGGGCCATGGCGAGAAGGTGGGCGCGCGAGACGGAGGTGCGGCTGGCGGCGCGCCCTGACGGGGCGCGTCCGTTGGAGCAGGCGCGGGCGGTGTGCCAAAGCAACGGTGAGGAAGTTGGGGTGTGGTGGGATTGCACGTATGGGGAGGCGCGGGGCATTCTTCCGAGTCGTGCGCTGAGGGTGTTGGGGGAGAGAATTGCGGCGGTGGAGGTGGGGCGTGGGAGCCAGGCGGAGGAAGGTTTGTCAGCACTCAAAGGGGAGCGAGGGCAGCCGGTGCTGGTGGCGGCGTCTTTGAATGAGGCCACAGCGGAGACGCTGCGGGCGTGTGAGCGGGTGATGGTGAAATTGGCGTCATGA